Proteins encoded in a region of the Triticum dicoccoides isolate Atlit2015 ecotype Zavitan chromosome 3A, WEW_v2.0, whole genome shotgun sequence genome:
- the LOC119272750 gene encoding uncharacterized protein LOC119272750, with the protein MNGGIGGTAEGAPHPSTDWGPIIVAVILFVVLSPGLLFQLPARTRVVELGNMATSAIAILVHAVIFFCILTLVVVAIGVHVYAA; encoded by the coding sequence ATGAACGGGGGCATCGGGGGCACGGCGGAGGGGGCGCCGCACCCGAGCACGGACTGGGGCCCGATCATCGTGGCGGTGATCCTCTTCGTGGTGCTGTCGCCGGGGCTGCTGTTCCAGCTGCCGGCCAGGACCAGGGTGGTGGAGCTCGGCAACATGGCCACCAGCGCCATCGCCATCCTCGTCCACGCCGTCATCTTCTTCTGCATCCtcaccctcgtcgtcgtcgccATCGGCGTGCACGTGTACGCCGCCTAG